From a single Apium graveolens cultivar Ventura chromosome 2, ASM990537v1, whole genome shotgun sequence genomic region:
- the LOC141696106 gene encoding peroxidase 5-like: MVTLSGAHSIGVSHSSSFLDRLYNFNETHPEDPTMDPRYASWLKNRCPQTSSRDPIVSLDSLTPGRLDHQYYVGLRNKRGLLTSDQTLLTSPLTSKNAWNNARFGSNWGAKFAAAMVRMGSIEVLTGTKGEIRKICSAVN, translated from the coding sequence atggTTACGCTCTCTGGCGCTCACTCTATTGGTGTTTCACATTCTAGCTCATTTTTGGATCGTCTTTATAACTTCAACGAAACACATCCCGAAGATCCGACAATGGACCCAAGATATGCTTCATGGCTAAAGAACAGGTGTCCACAAACAAGTTCCCGAGATCCAATAGTGAGCCTCGATTCTTTGACACCAGGACGTTTGGACCATCAATATTATGTGGGGTTGAGGAATAAAAGAGGTTTACTGACTTCTGACCAGACGCTGTTGACGAGCCCTTTGACGTCTAAGAATGCTTGGAACAATGCTAGATTTGGATCAAATTGGGGGGCTAAGTTTGCCGCAGCAATGGTGCGTATGGGTTCTATTGAAGTACTTACAGGAACAAAAGGGGAGATCAGAAAGATTTGCTCCGCAGTGAACTAA